GGGGTTGTGGATTTGGTCAAGAAGATCCATGAGATCTTCGTAGGGGAGACCCTCGTGGTCTCCCGTGAGAGTAGAGGAGGCAAAGCTCTCCACAGGGAGATCATCCTCTCCATAAACCCTTTTGTGCCCAAAGCACACACCCCTTTCCAATGGGCACCAATGGACTCTGAAAAATCGTTACGGGAAAAACTGAAAATAATCTCGGATGGGGTAAGAGGCTTAAAAGGAGTAAAGTTTGAGAAGAAAAGCATAAAAGAAGCAGTCCTGCAAGGGGTATTATCACAGGGGGATAGAAAGGTGGGGATGGGGCTTTATTATCACATAAAAGAAAATCTGCCTCTGGCTCAGGCGTTTAGGAAGGCAGGAGTTGATGCGGAGTTTTTGGCTTTTGGAGAAAAAACAAAAGAGTATTTTTTTCCGTGGGAAATTGTGGAGACGGGGATTAGAAAAGAGGGTTTGTTTAAAGAATATCAGAAGGGGGAGAGAGTTAGTTAGGGAGGATAAAAATTCTCTTGTTAAATGGATATATTATACTTTTCCAACAAACCACAGAGATACGTGCCATCAAAAAGTTCAATACGTTTTCCATTCGCAAATTGCTTACACTCTTTAGAGAATTCACCGCTAGTTATCAAAACGCCCTTTGTTATGCTTGGTTGATCGTGAATCACTCCATATAATGACCTGACATGCTCAACCCCTACTATCCCATTAGGATAATGTTTACACTGAATAGCTAGAGATTCTGTGCCGCTTTCACTGAGACGTTTTGCATAGATATCAATACCTCTGTCTTTTGTTTGAGGAGTTAATTTTACGTGATATCCCATTTTTGCATAGAGATTAGAAATCAATTCTTCAAATTGTGGTGGCGAGATGCTCGTTAAAAGTTCCGGAGTTGCTAAATTCTTATGTGCAATCTTGGTTGCTGAAGCACGTTTTGATTTCTGAAGTCCAAATAAACCAAATAATTCATCCTCAGTCATAACCCTTGAGAGATTTGAATCGCTCAGGTCATCAATAACTTCTTTGAATAGCTGACGTTTACTATCAAGAAGGTTCTGTATCCTTTCCTCGATGGTATTCACAGTGAGAAGAGATGTAACAAAAACCCTCTTTTTTTGACCTATTCGATGCGCTCTATCCTCGGCTTGAGCTGCCACAGCCGGATTCCACCACATATCAAAGTGATATACATAATTGGCTCTAGTTAAGGTTAATCCCAACCCACCTGCTTTGACTGAAATAAGCAAAACCTTACTATCTTCTTCATCTTGAAATTTCTTAACGATATTGTCACGCTGGCTATCGGAAAGTGAACCATGATAGACAAGAGGATTAAATCTCTTGAGTTCTGGCTCTAAGAATTTAAGCGTTTTTTCTGGATACTGAGAAAACACTAGAGCTTTATCATCCTGCTCAGTAACTTCTTCTAATTTCTCTAACAGATATTCCAGTTTACAACTCTCTTTAGTTGCTGGATCTATATTGCAAATTTGTTTGAGCTTTGTAATGAGAGCTAAAATATGCTGAATCGTGACTGAATCACCCTGATCATTTAAAGCCACAATGCCTTCTTGTTCAGCTTTAATGTATGCTTCTCTTTGGGCGGAGGATAGTTCAAGCCATTTCTCGTCACAAAATTTTTCAGGTAATTCTGGTAGAGCATCTGTTTTTCTCCTCCTGAGAAGATAAGGATTAATAGCAGTTTTTATTTTCTTAGGTTTTGAGGCATCATCATAATGTAATAAACCTGGTTTCAGATATGCAAAGATGGAGATTAATTCTTCTAAACGATTTTCTAATGGTGTCCCAGACAATCCCCAACGAAAACGGGCGTCAATTTGACGAGTTGCTTTGGTAATATCGGCACCCGGATTTTTAATCTTCTGAATTTCATCTAAGACGATAAGATCAAACTGTTTCCTGGTGATATTTTCACCAGGTGTGTAGCTGAAAACGTGATGACAAGTTGGGCATTGTACTTGGATTCCCAATAATTCCTTACGCATACGAAGTCTTTCAGAACACTCTTTATTTGGACAATTAATAATGTGGCTTCCATCAGCATTAATTTCCACTTCGACACCTCCAAGCGAACTGACTAAATCCTGTCTCATGGTTTCATAAGTCGTTAGATAGATATGTGCTGGACTATTCCAAAAGACCTCTCTCTGCTCTTTTGGTCCACGTACTTTAATTACTCTTAACTCTGGTGCCCATTCCCAAAGTTTTCTTTCCCAGTCTGTTAAAACAGATTTAGGACAAAGTATAAGACCGTTGGTTACTTTTCCCATACGAAATAAGAATCGAATAGCAACAATAGCTTGTATTGACTTTCCCAAGCCCATCTCATCCCCCAGTAACGCTCTTTCATGCTCTAAAAGGAATTTGACACCTACACGCTGGAAAGGATAAGGTTCCCTTCCTAGTTGGAAAGCAATTGGGCTATCGAAGTTTTCGCCTAATGGAGGCTGAAGGATGGGGAAAATTAGATCGAATGTATCAACACCGGATTCAGCTTTTTCTCTGTCTCGTTTTTCATTTTCAATGCATATATGACACCAGCTCTTTTTCATTCCGTGAATACAGTCCTTATTCCCTTCTTCAGGCTCAAATAGGGTGGCTTGTCTATCTTTTACTTCGATTTGCCCGTATGATTTCCCAGCCTTCTTCGGTAAATTTAAAAGGAGTGGAAAAAATTCTATTTCTGGATACGAAAGCTGTTCCTTCAGCCAAAGAGTTAAATCCATTACTCCTCGATCTTCCAGAAGAGTTTTTAGTTCAATAATTTCAGGGTTCACAGGGCAGAAGTCAGTAGTAATCTGTGGCGAAGAAATAGACGGAATATTAATCTGATTTATCTTTGCTTCCTTTAGGTCTATCTCTAGCTTATCAAGTAAAAGTATTTCCGTTCTCTTAACTGGGAATATTTTGCTAACCAGCTTTAGTTTGGATCTTTCCAAAAACTTAAGATTATTTAAAAGCATCGTATTGATAATTATTGAAATCTTTTATCTTGTTTACCAAGCACTTCAATCGCCTTTGCCATTCTCTCGAATGGTTCAAGAGGATCGAGATAGTTTAAGATTTTTTCAAAAATTTCTCTTGTGGATGTTATGTCATCATCAAAATCAGGATGTGGTGTAAATACGACAGGTTGGAATTTTCCAGTAGAGCTATCCACTCTCTCCCTTT
Above is a genomic segment from Candidatus Zixiibacteriota bacterium containing:
- a CDS encoding radical SAM protein; the protein is KSGLRTLTLAPEAGTERMWKIIDKRIDREDVLCAARLSREKNLEKLKLYFIIGLPFETTKDVAGVVDLVKKIHEIFVGETLVVSRESRGGKALHREIILSINPFVPKAHTPFQWAPMDSEKSLREKLKIISDGVRGLKGVKFEKKSIKEAVLQGVLSQGDRKVGMGLYYHIKENLPLAQAFRKAGVDAEFLAFGEKTKEYFFPWEIVETGIRKEGLFKEYQKGERVS
- a CDS encoding SNF2-related protein, translated to MERSKLKLVSKIFPVKRTEILLLDKLEIDLKEAKINQINIPSISSPQITTDFCPVNPEIIELKTLLEDRGVMDLTLWLKEQLSYPEIEFFPLLLNLPKKAGKSYGQIEVKDRQATLFEPEEGNKDCIHGMKKSWCHICIENEKRDREKAESGVDTFDLIFPILQPPLGENFDSPIAFQLGREPYPFQRVGVKFLLEHERALLGDEMGLGKSIQAIVAIRFLFRMGKVTNGLILCPKSVLTDWERKLWEWAPELRVIKVRGPKEQREVFWNSPAHIYLTTYETMRQDLVSSLGGVEVEINADGSHIINCPNKECSERLRMRKELLGIQVQCPTCHHVFSYTPGENITRKQFDLIVLDEIQKIKNPGADITKATRQIDARFRWGLSGTPLENRLEELISIFAYLKPGLLHYDDASKPKKIKTAINPYLLRRRKTDALPELPEKFCDEKWLELSSAQREAYIKAEQEGIVALNDQGDSVTIQHILALITKLKQICNIDPATKESCKLEYLLEKLEEVTEQDDKALVFSQYPEKTLKFLEPELKRFNPLVYHGSLSDSQRDNIVKKFQDEEDSKVLLISVKAGGLGLTLTRANYVYHFDMWWNPAVAAQAEDRAHRIGQKKRVFVTSLLTVNTIEERIQNLLDSKRQLFKEVIDDLSDSNLSRVMTEDELFGLFGLQKSKRASATKIAHKNLATPELLTSISPPQFEELISNLYAKMGYHVKLTPQTKDRGIDIYAKRLSESGTESLAIQCKHYPNGIVGVEHVRSLYGVIHDQPSITKGVLITSGEFSKECKQFANGKRIELFDGTYLCGLLEKYNISI